The Prinia subflava isolate CZ2003 ecotype Zambia chromosome 13, Cam_Psub_1.2, whole genome shotgun sequence genome contains a region encoding:
- the CYLD gene encoding ubiquitin carboxyl-terminal hydrolase CYLD isoform X2, whose translation MNSGLWSQEKASSSYWEERIFYLLLQECSVIDKQTQKLLKVPKGSIGQFFQDRSSVAHSRNIPCKGKKLQIGLKILEQPHAILFVDEKDVIEINEKVAELLLAITNCEERYSLFKSKSRLAKGFQIDIGSPVRVQLRSGDEKYPGVVRFRGPLMQERSLTGIYFGVELLEEGRGQGFTDGQYQGKQLFRCDEDCGVFVALDKLELVEDDDNELESDYAAPVDAMQDNPIGNWDGRYNGIQLCSFASVESTLLLHINDVIPETVSQDRRPPKLAYTSRSGDKSSFNHSKPKAIGSTSESGNRSRSEVFYTLNGSSVDSQPQTKTKSPWYIDEAADDPSKSLTDSSPGFGHSSPPLQPPLTNSVSTENRFHSLPFSLTKTTSTNGTMGHSPLSLSVQSVMGDVNTTATQESPSTTSPIGNSHGLEAGSLAEVKENPPFYGVIRWIGQPPGVNEVLAGLELEDECAGCTDGTFKGTRYFTCAPKKALFVKLKSCRPDSRFASLQPVSNQIERCNSLAFGGYLSEVVEENTPPKMEKEGLETMIGKKKGIQGHYNSCYLDSTLFCLFSFSSVLDTVLLRPKEMNDVEYYSETQELLRTEIVNPLRIYGYVCATKIMKLRKILEKVEAASGFTSEEKDPEEFLNILFHHILRVEPLLKIRSPGQKVQDCYFYQIFMDKNEKVGVPTIQQLLEWSFINSNLKFAEAPSCLIIQMPRFGKDFKMFNKIFPSLELNITDLLEDTPRQCRICRGLAMYECRECYEDTDISAGKIKQFCKTCNTQVHLHPKRQSHKFNPLSLPKDLPDWDWRHGCVPSQKMELFAVLCIETSHYVAFVKYGRDDSAWLFFDSMADRDGGQNGFNIPQVSPCPEVGEYLKMSLEELHSLDSRKIQGCARRLLCDAYMCMYQSPTMSLYK comes from the exons ATGAATTCAGGCTTATGGAGTCAAGAAAAAGCAAGTTCATCCTACTGGGAAGAGCGGATCTTTTACTTGCTTCTCCAAGAATGCAGTGTCATAGACAAGCAGACTCAAAAGCTCTTGAAAGTGCCCAAAGGTAGCATTGGGCAGTTTTTTCAAGACCGTTCTTCTGTGGCACACTCCAGAAATATTCCATGTAAAGGCAAGAAGCTGCAGATTGGATTAAAGATTCTGGAGCAACCTCATGCAATCTTGTTTGTGGATGAGAAGGATGTtatagaaataaatgaaaaagtagCTGAGTTGCTTCTGGCTATTACTAACTGTGAGGAAAGATACAGtttgtttaaaagcaaaagcaggTTAGCTAAAGGCTTCCAAATAGATATTGGCTCACCTGTTAGAGTACAGCTGAGATCAGGGGATGAGAAATATCCTGGAGTTGTTCGCTTCAGAGGACCCTTAATGCAAGAAAGGTCCCTAACAGGGATATACTTTGGAGTAGAGTTGCTG GAAGAAGGTCGCGGTCAGGGCTTTACTGATGGACAGTACCAAGGCAAGCAGCTTTTCAGATGTGATGAggattgtggggtttttgttgctTTGGACAAACTGGAGCTGGTGGAAGATGATGACAATGAACTGGAAAGTGACTATGCAGCTCCAGTTGACGCAATGCAG gaTAATCCGATTGGAAACTGGGATGGAAGATATAATGGAATACAGCTGTGCAGTTTTGCAAGTGTTGAAAGTACACTTCTTTTGCATATCAACGATGTTATTCCAG AGACTGTGTCACAGGACAGGAGACCTCCCAAGCTTGCCTATACCTCAAGAAGTGGTGACAAAAGCTCATTCAATCATAGTAAGCCAAAGGCTATAG GATCTACCTCTGAATCTGGAAATAGAAGCAGATCTGAAGTCTTCTACACATTAAATGGCTCATCAGTTGACTCTCAGcctcaaacaaaaacaaaatccccaTGGTATATTGATGAAG CGGCTGACGACCCTTCAAAGTCACTTACTGATTCATCTCCTGGATTTGGGCATTCTTCACCACCGCTGCAGCCACCTTTAACAAACTCTGTGTctacagaaaacagatttcacTCCCTCCCCTTTAGCTTGACAAAAACAACAAGTACTAATGGCACTATGGGACACAGTCCTCTCTCTTTATCTGTTCAGTCTGTCATGGGTGATGTGAATACCACAGCTACCCAGGAGAGTCCATCAACAACAAGCCCCATTGGAAACTCACATGGTCTTGAAGCAGGTTCCTTGGCTGAAGTTAAAGAAAATCCTCCTTTCTATGGAGTAATCCGCTGGATTGGCCAGCCCCCTGGAGTAAATGAAGTATTAGCAGGACTGGAACTG GAAGATGAATGTGCAGGCTGTACAGATGGAACATTTAAAGGAACTCGATACTTCACATGTGCTCCAAAGAAAGCTCTTTTTGTTAAACTCAAAAGCTGCAGGCCAGATTCCAGGTTTGCCTCACTCCAGCCTGTTTCCAACCAGATCGAGCGCTGCAACTCTCTAG ccTTTGGAGGTTACTTAAGTGAAGTGGTAGAAGAAAACACTCCtccaaaaatggaaaaagaaggtTTAGAGACAATGATTGGAAAGAAGAAAGGTATCCAGGGTCATTACAACTCCTGTTACTTAGACTCCACCTTATTCTG cCTGTTTTCTTTTAGCTCTGTTTTGGACACTGTGCTACTCAGACCTAAAGAAATGAATGATGTAGAGTATTATAGTGAGACTCAGGAGCTGCTGCGGACAGAAATTGTGAATCCTCTGAGAAT ATATGGATATGTATGTGctacaaaaataatgaaactgaggaaaatacttgaaaaagTTGAGGCTGCATCAGGATtcacttcagaggaaaaag ATCCAGAAgaatttttgaatattttatttcaccATATTCTAAGAGTTGAGCCACTGTTGAAAATAAG ATCACCAGGTCAGAAAGTACAAGACTGTTACTTCTACCAAATTTTTATggacaaaaatgaaaaagttgGAGTCCCAACAATTCAGCAGTTACTAGAGTGGTCATTCATCAACAGCAACTTGAAGTTTGCAGAG GCACCCTCTTGTCTGATTATCCAGATGCCCCGGTTTGGAAAAGACTTCAAAATGTTCAATAAAATTTTTCCATCCTTGGAATTAAATATAACAGACTTACTTGAAGACA ctcccaggcagTGCCGTATCTGCAGAGGGCTCGCCATGTACGAGTGCAGGGAGTGTTATGAGGACACTGATATTTCTGCTGGCAAAATCAAGCAGTTCTGCAAAACATGCAATACACAA GTTCATCTCCATCCCAAGAGACAGAGTCATAAATTCAATCCGCTGTCACTTCCCAAGGATCTGCCGGACTGGGACTGGCGGCACGGCTGCGTGCCCTCGCAGAAGatggagctgtttgcagtgCTGTGCATCGAGACCAGCCACTACGTGGCCTTTGTCAAGTACGGCAGGGACGACTCGGCCTGGCTCTTCTTCGACAGCATGGCAGATCGCGATG GAGGTCAGAATGGCTTTAACATTCCACAAGTTAGCCCATGTCCAGAAGTTGGTGAATACCTGAAGATGTCTCTAGAAGAATTGCATTCGCTGGATTCCAGGAAAATCCAAGGCTGTGCACGAAGACTGCTTTGTGATGCTTACATGTGCATGTATCAAAGCCCAACCATGAGTTTATACAAATGA
- the CYLD gene encoding ubiquitin carboxyl-terminal hydrolase CYLD isoform X1, whose protein sequence is MNSGLWSQEKASSSYWEERIFYLLLQECSVIDKQTQKLLKVPKGSIGQFFQDRSSVAHSRNIPCKGKKLQIGLKILEQPHAILFVDEKDVIEINEKVAELLLAITNCEERYSLFKSKSRLAKGFQIDIGSPVRVQLRSGDEKYPGVVRFRGPLMQERSLTGIYFGVELLEEGRGQGFTDGQYQGKQLFRCDEDCGVFVALDKLELVEDDDNELESDYAAPVDAMQVELPPLEINSRVSLKIGESIEYGTVIFCDVLPGNESLGYVVGVDMDNPIGNWDGRYNGIQLCSFASVESTLLLHINDVIPETVSQDRRPPKLAYTSRSGDKSSFNHSKPKAIGSTSESGNRSRSEVFYTLNGSSVDSQPQTKTKSPWYIDEAADDPSKSLTDSSPGFGHSSPPLQPPLTNSVSTENRFHSLPFSLTKTTSTNGTMGHSPLSLSVQSVMGDVNTTATQESPSTTSPIGNSHGLEAGSLAEVKENPPFYGVIRWIGQPPGVNEVLAGLELEDECAGCTDGTFKGTRYFTCAPKKALFVKLKSCRPDSRFASLQPVSNQIERCNSLAFGGYLSEVVEENTPPKMEKEGLETMIGKKKGIQGHYNSCYLDSTLFCLFSFSSVLDTVLLRPKEMNDVEYYSETQELLRTEIVNPLRIYGYVCATKIMKLRKILEKVEAASGFTSEEKDPEEFLNILFHHILRVEPLLKIRSPGQKVQDCYFYQIFMDKNEKVGVPTIQQLLEWSFINSNLKFAEAPSCLIIQMPRFGKDFKMFNKIFPSLELNITDLLEDTPRQCRICRGLAMYECRECYEDTDISAGKIKQFCKTCNTQVHLHPKRQSHKFNPLSLPKDLPDWDWRHGCVPSQKMELFAVLCIETSHYVAFVKYGRDDSAWLFFDSMADRDGGQNGFNIPQVSPCPEVGEYLKMSLEELHSLDSRKIQGCARRLLCDAYMCMYQSPTMSLYK, encoded by the exons ATGAATTCAGGCTTATGGAGTCAAGAAAAAGCAAGTTCATCCTACTGGGAAGAGCGGATCTTTTACTTGCTTCTCCAAGAATGCAGTGTCATAGACAAGCAGACTCAAAAGCTCTTGAAAGTGCCCAAAGGTAGCATTGGGCAGTTTTTTCAAGACCGTTCTTCTGTGGCACACTCCAGAAATATTCCATGTAAAGGCAAGAAGCTGCAGATTGGATTAAAGATTCTGGAGCAACCTCATGCAATCTTGTTTGTGGATGAGAAGGATGTtatagaaataaatgaaaaagtagCTGAGTTGCTTCTGGCTATTACTAACTGTGAGGAAAGATACAGtttgtttaaaagcaaaagcaggTTAGCTAAAGGCTTCCAAATAGATATTGGCTCACCTGTTAGAGTACAGCTGAGATCAGGGGATGAGAAATATCCTGGAGTTGTTCGCTTCAGAGGACCCTTAATGCAAGAAAGGTCCCTAACAGGGATATACTTTGGAGTAGAGTTGCTG GAAGAAGGTCGCGGTCAGGGCTTTACTGATGGACAGTACCAAGGCAAGCAGCTTTTCAGATGTGATGAggattgtggggtttttgttgctTTGGACAAACTGGAGCTGGTGGAAGATGATGACAATGAACTGGAAAGTGACTATGCAGCTCCAGTTGACGCAATGCAGGTAGAACTTCCTCCTCTGGAGATCAACTCCAGGGTTTCTCTGAAGATAGGAGAGAGTATAGAGTATGGGACAGTTATATTCTGTGATGTCTTACCAGGAAACGAAAGTTTAGGATACGTTGTTGGAGTGGACATG gaTAATCCGATTGGAAACTGGGATGGAAGATATAATGGAATACAGCTGTGCAGTTTTGCAAGTGTTGAAAGTACACTTCTTTTGCATATCAACGATGTTATTCCAG AGACTGTGTCACAGGACAGGAGACCTCCCAAGCTTGCCTATACCTCAAGAAGTGGTGACAAAAGCTCATTCAATCATAGTAAGCCAAAGGCTATAG GATCTACCTCTGAATCTGGAAATAGAAGCAGATCTGAAGTCTTCTACACATTAAATGGCTCATCAGTTGACTCTCAGcctcaaacaaaaacaaaatccccaTGGTATATTGATGAAG CGGCTGACGACCCTTCAAAGTCACTTACTGATTCATCTCCTGGATTTGGGCATTCTTCACCACCGCTGCAGCCACCTTTAACAAACTCTGTGTctacagaaaacagatttcacTCCCTCCCCTTTAGCTTGACAAAAACAACAAGTACTAATGGCACTATGGGACACAGTCCTCTCTCTTTATCTGTTCAGTCTGTCATGGGTGATGTGAATACCACAGCTACCCAGGAGAGTCCATCAACAACAAGCCCCATTGGAAACTCACATGGTCTTGAAGCAGGTTCCTTGGCTGAAGTTAAAGAAAATCCTCCTTTCTATGGAGTAATCCGCTGGATTGGCCAGCCCCCTGGAGTAAATGAAGTATTAGCAGGACTGGAACTG GAAGATGAATGTGCAGGCTGTACAGATGGAACATTTAAAGGAACTCGATACTTCACATGTGCTCCAAAGAAAGCTCTTTTTGTTAAACTCAAAAGCTGCAGGCCAGATTCCAGGTTTGCCTCACTCCAGCCTGTTTCCAACCAGATCGAGCGCTGCAACTCTCTAG ccTTTGGAGGTTACTTAAGTGAAGTGGTAGAAGAAAACACTCCtccaaaaatggaaaaagaaggtTTAGAGACAATGATTGGAAAGAAGAAAGGTATCCAGGGTCATTACAACTCCTGTTACTTAGACTCCACCTTATTCTG cCTGTTTTCTTTTAGCTCTGTTTTGGACACTGTGCTACTCAGACCTAAAGAAATGAATGATGTAGAGTATTATAGTGAGACTCAGGAGCTGCTGCGGACAGAAATTGTGAATCCTCTGAGAAT ATATGGATATGTATGTGctacaaaaataatgaaactgaggaaaatacttgaaaaagTTGAGGCTGCATCAGGATtcacttcagaggaaaaag ATCCAGAAgaatttttgaatattttatttcaccATATTCTAAGAGTTGAGCCACTGTTGAAAATAAG ATCACCAGGTCAGAAAGTACAAGACTGTTACTTCTACCAAATTTTTATggacaaaaatgaaaaagttgGAGTCCCAACAATTCAGCAGTTACTAGAGTGGTCATTCATCAACAGCAACTTGAAGTTTGCAGAG GCACCCTCTTGTCTGATTATCCAGATGCCCCGGTTTGGAAAAGACTTCAAAATGTTCAATAAAATTTTTCCATCCTTGGAATTAAATATAACAGACTTACTTGAAGACA ctcccaggcagTGCCGTATCTGCAGAGGGCTCGCCATGTACGAGTGCAGGGAGTGTTATGAGGACACTGATATTTCTGCTGGCAAAATCAAGCAGTTCTGCAAAACATGCAATACACAA GTTCATCTCCATCCCAAGAGACAGAGTCATAAATTCAATCCGCTGTCACTTCCCAAGGATCTGCCGGACTGGGACTGGCGGCACGGCTGCGTGCCCTCGCAGAAGatggagctgtttgcagtgCTGTGCATCGAGACCAGCCACTACGTGGCCTTTGTCAAGTACGGCAGGGACGACTCGGCCTGGCTCTTCTTCGACAGCATGGCAGATCGCGATG GAGGTCAGAATGGCTTTAACATTCCACAAGTTAGCCCATGTCCAGAAGTTGGTGAATACCTGAAGATGTCTCTAGAAGAATTGCATTCGCTGGATTCCAGGAAAATCCAAGGCTGTGCACGAAGACTGCTTTGTGATGCTTACATGTGCATGTATCAAAGCCCAACCATGAGTTTATACAAATGA